A genomic stretch from Vulpes lagopus strain Blue_001 chromosome 11, ASM1834538v1, whole genome shotgun sequence includes:
- the RGS2 gene encoding regulator of G-protein signaling 2: protein MMQSAMFLAVQHDCGSMDKSSSNSPKSEEKREKMKRTLLKDWKTRLSYFLQNSSSPGKPKNGKKSKQQTFIKPSPEEAQLWSEAFDELLASKYGLAAFRAFLKSEFCEENIEFWLACEDFKKTKSPQKLSSKARKIYTDFIEKEAPKEINIDFQTKTLIAQNIQEATSGCFTTAQKRVYSLMENNSYPRFLESEFYQDLCKKPQIATEPHAT, encoded by the exons ATGATGCAAAGTGCCATGTTCCTGGCTGTCCAGCACGACTGCGGATCCATGGACAAGAGCTCGAGCAACAGCCCCAAGAGCGAGGAGAAGCGGGAAAAGATGAAGCGGACCCT attaaaagatTGGAAGACCCGTTTGAGCTACTTCTTACAAAATTCATCCTCTCCTGGGAAGCCCAAAAATGGCAAGAAAAGCAAACAGCAAACCTTCATCAA GCCTTCTCCTGAGGAAGCACAGCTGTGGTCAGAAGCGTTTGATGAGCTGCTAGCCAGTAAAT aTGGTCTTGCTGCATTCAGggcttttttaaaatctgagttttGTGAAGAAAATATTGAGTTCTGGCTGGCCTGCGAAGACTTCAAAAAAACCAAGTCACCCCAAAAGTTGTCCTCCAAAGCAAGGAAAATATATACTGATTTCATAGAAAAAGAAGCACCTAAAGAG ataaacataGACTTTCAAACCAAAACTCTGATTGCCCAAAATATACAAGAAGCTACAAGTGGCTGCTTTACAACTGCCCAGAAAAGGGTCTACAGCTTGATGGAGAACAACTCTTATCCCCGTTTCTTGGAGTCAGAATTCTATCAGGACTTGTGTAAAAAGCCACAGATCGCCACAGAGCCCCATGCTACATGA